TCCGGCCCTGTATTGTTTTTTCTCCTGGATGGAAATTTTAATTTTATTTAATTCCTGCTCTTTTATTTTCTTTTCCATTTCAAGCTTGTTTTTTTCTTCAGAGAATATCTTGTCCTCGTTTTTGACATTTTTTTCCTGTAATTCTGTTTTGTACATAATTTCCAATACGGCTTCTTCTATTTTTCCTTTTTCTTTCTTTTTATTTTCTATTTCAGACAAGAGCGTGGAATATTCTTTATTTGTGGTTATCTGTGAAAGCTGGCTGTTTAATTTGGATATTTCTGTGTCCTTTGCCTCTATTTCGCGTTCAAAACTCCTTTTTTCTTTTTGCAGATCGGAAACCAGGTTTTTTGCATTCGATAACTGCTTTTCTTTTTCCTGGAACGCGGCTGAATTTTTATCGATTTCCTGCGGTATTTTTTGCGCCTCTTTTTCCAAATGCAGAATTTCAGTGTCCAATTTTTGAAGGTCGATTAACTTTGCTAATATAGTATTCATGATTTTTAGTTATATTTTTAGTAATATTTTTTGAAGTTTATTCCAGAATTTATATTCCAGGAATGTAATAATTATACTTACTCCGCAAAGGCTCAGGAAAAGAAATATTACTCTTTTCATGGTTTTATTGGAGAGAACGTTGTTCTCGGAGATTTCATTATACGCCTGATTTTTTAACTGCAAAGCCATTTCTATAATCTCTTTTCCCATATTTATAAGATTTTGCTGGATCTGGTCTTTTTGGTCCCACGTGGATGATTTTTCCAGAAGGGCCGCGGTTTTTTCATATTTTTCAAGCAATTCTTTTATCTGCTGGGTTTGTGTATTTAATGTTGAACTTAATTGCAGGCCTGATAATTCATCAATCAGTTTTTGTATTTCCTTAAGGTGCGGCGTTAATGAATTGGTATTTTGTGAATAACCCGCGAGAAATTTATATGCTTCCATCTGGGATGACAGGGTGTTTGTATATATCCCTTCGCATAATTTTACTAACGGCTGGTATTTATTTATAGTTTGATTCAGCCGTTTTCTTATTTGAAATACGCCGGTTATACCCACAAGATTAATAGAAATAACCAGTATTACAAGCACCGAGAACCAGTATTGAATTTGTTCGCCGACAGGTTTTTCTTCCATAAGTGACTCCTCATTTGTATTTAAGAACTATTTTTTGTGAATAGTTATGGTTATGTAATTCTGAATGATTATAAACCGCGACTAAAAAATTAAGGCTGTCTTTTATATTGAACTGGACGTCTTCTTTATCAGAAGTTGCAAGCGGACGTTCAAATTCCACTATCCAGTAATTTTTATCCCATGCCCCGGATGCCAGGACGTCTGCACGGCTGCCGGAAGGTTTCTGGGATATAAATTGAAGAATAGTTTCTCCCGAAAATGTGGTGGCTATGTCCTGCCGGTAGGGAGCAGTACCTTCATCGGGCATATATTGAAGGAAAATTTTTTTATTGTCTTTTGTTTTAATTTCATATGAACGCGGTATTTTTTTTAAACTCATTATCTCTTTTTTATCATCGGCATATCCTGAGGGATTGGTCAATCCTGCCCGCCAATCCCAGACATCGGCAATGGAATTAATTCCGTCCTCAGGGCATAAAGAGAAATTGCTGTTTAAAGAAAATTTAATGACCAGCCTGTCTTCGCGGCTTGCATTTTCGAAATAAGTTTTCCTGTTTTTGTCCCATGCCCACAATCTATGTGTGTAATTATTTGTTGTGTCCTGCCATTTAAAAATAAAAAAGATTTCTTTTTTTGTGTAAATGGATTTTACCTGTATATTTTGCATCTCAAGCCTGCCGGAAAGACTTATATTGACAAAGGGGATCAATTCCCATGCCTTATCCGAGTCTTTCCCGTCTATTACCGGTGGAAGGTTTGTTTCATATGAGTAAATAACAGTGTCTTTTTCAACAACCGCTGTTTTTTCCTTTGGTTTTTCTTTTAATTCCGCTTTCGGCTCTTCTTTTTTTATCTCTTTTACTTTCGGGACAATTTGTTCTTCAGGTGTTATATTATATGTAAAATAAAAATTGTAAATATCATTTTCGGCTATTATTTTAAATTCAATAGGTTCCCCGCTTATATTGAATTCATTTGCGTCGTCCGCTTTAAAATCGTATTCAACCATGGACATCCTGTAAAGTGTGAATTTACTGCATGAAAAAGTTATTTTTATTTCTTTTTTTACACCGGGCGGGGCTTCGCCGAGAAATTGGTAATTGGCAGTGGAGATATTAAACAACACGGAAGTATCCACATGGGTATAACTGAAATTTTTTATATGAAGATTGTTTTTCTCAAACTCCTTTTTTACGTTTTCCAGTTCCTGGCTGAGGGAATCACGTGCGATTGTTTTTATAACAGACCGGCTCATATTTATCATAATGATTGCAGGAAATTGTTTACATTCTTGTTTTTTTATAAAAGCAGGGATTGCCATCTGGCTGACAAAGATTAAAAAAAACAGGTATAAAAACTTATTTAAAAACATCTTTCCCATTCTATCCTCAAAAATTTATTAGTAATATAACATAGGATAGGTTTAAAGTAAATTATTTTTTTATTTAAATTTATGGCTGGATAAATTGATTTGCCGTCCAGTGCATTTCTTCCAACATTTGTTCCGCAGTTTTTGTTTTCAGAAAGATCGACGCGAATTTTTCAATGTCTTTTAGAGACTGCATGATTTCACGCGGGGAACCCGCTTTTTGTATTTTTTCCTCGATAAGCCTGCCTTTTTTTCCCATAAATTTAACGGCTAACGTCCCGATTTCTTTTTTTATCGGGTTAAGGTCTATTGTTGTGACTTCAACAGCTTTTTTTTCTTCTTCAAGGTGTTCTTTCAAGACCAAATGCTTAACAAGCGGACCCCGGATAATTGAGGATGAAATGGTTGGTGCGGGTGTTAAGTTCGCGAGCTGTGTCGCTAAATAGTCATCAGCCAATAGTTTTTTCTTTGCCACGGTTTATTACCTCCTTAGCCAGTTCGTTATATACTTTTGCCCCGTAAGAGCCTTTGGCATATAACTGGACCGGTTGGTGCGCGATTGGGGCCTCTGCGATATGGACCCTCTTTCCGATAACTGTTTCAAAAACCTGTTTATCAAATTGTTTCTTTAACTGGTCTAAAATTTCCCTGGCCAGGTTAGTGGCTGAAGTGTAAAATGTGGGTAAATATCCTATTATTTCAATGTCAGGGTTAAGATTTTGTTTTATGCTCGCTATGACTGAATGAAGCTGGACAATTCCATCCAGCGAAAATTTATCCTCGCTTTTTATGGGGATTAAAATCTCTTTGGCGCAGGTGAGGCAGTTAATCGCCAGGAGATTCAGGGATGGCGGACAGTCGATAATAACAAATTCATAACTGTTGTAAATATTTGAAAGCCGTTCTTTTAAAATAGTTTTATTATCGATATTGGTTTTATAAGGAAGTTCTAATTCCACTGATGATAAATTCCTGTGTGAAGGAATCAGGAACAAGTTGTCTACCATGGTTTCCAGGATAATCGAGGAAATATTGAAATTTTCCGGAGGTGTTGTAAAAAGCTGGCATATTGTGTTCTCCGGCGCCAACGGGCGCACGCCTAAACTCGCGCTTGTATTTGACTGGTGGTCCATGTCGATGAGAAGTGTTTTTTTCCCGAGCATGGCAAGCCCGGAACTTAAATTTACGGCAGAGGTGGTTTTTCCCACGCCGCCTTTTTGATTCACGATCGCAATTATTCTTGAGTTCACCCAGCCCCTCCTTTAAGGAAAAGCATAATTCTCTTTTTCCCCGTTCCGCTCCTTTTTAAAAGATAACCAAATTTCTTTTTAGGATGGGCGGGGTTCATTTTGGTTCGATTATATTTTAATTATAAAAAATTTTCAAATGTTTTTTTTAAAATATTTAACAAGGGGCACGACCCCCTTGTTTGTTTTAATTATCGGTTTAAAATAAAATGACTTTAATTTAAAATATTTCTTGCCAAATAAAATAATATTATATATAATATATTTTTTTAAATAGGAAACGGAATTGGAAGAAAAATACTTCTAATAAAATCAGGGAGGTGATTTGTTTGAGAAATTATGAGGTGATCTATATTATTGACCCGAATAAGACAGACGAAGAATCAGAAGAAATTATCAACAAGTTTCAGCAGATAGTAACATCTACAAACGGTAAAGTTGAATCCCTTGAAAAATGGGGGAGAAAAAAATTATCTTTTGTTATCGGGAAAGAGAGCAAAGGCAATTATGTTTTTATGAAGATTAGCTGTGAGCCAAAGACTATAGATGAACTTGTTAGAAATTTTAAAATAAATGACAGTAT
This genomic window from bacterium contains:
- a CDS encoding C4-type zinc ribbon domain-containing protein; the protein is MNTILAKLIDLQKLDTEILHLEKEAQKIPQEIDKNSAAFQEKEKQLSNAKNLVSDLQKEKRSFEREIEAKDTEISKLNSQLSQITTNKEYSTLLSEIENKKKEKGKIEEAVLEIMYKTELQEKNVKNEDKIFSEEKNKLEMEKKIKEQELNKIKISIQEKKQYRAGLVKDIPRDTLHMYEQILRSKDGIAVTKIDFSKEICLGCYMSLPPQLINEAKSNNKLVNCDKCGRFLYWEEEIHAQNKN
- a CDS encoding ethylbenzene dehydrogenase-related protein, whose product is MGKMFLNKFLYLFFLIFVSQMAIPAFIKKQECKQFPAIIMINMSRSVIKTIARDSLSQELENVKKEFEKNNLHIKNFSYTHVDTSVLFNISTANYQFLGEAPPGVKKEIKITFSCSKFTLYRMSMVEYDFKADDANEFNISGEPIEFKIIAENDIYNFYFTYNITPEEQIVPKVKEIKKEEPKAELKEKPKEKTAVVEKDTVIYSYETNLPPVIDGKDSDKAWELIPFVNISLSGRLEMQNIQVKSIYTKKEIFFIFKWQDTTNNYTHRLWAWDKNRKTYFENASREDRLVIKFSLNSNFSLCPEDGINSIADVWDWRAGLTNPSGYADDKKEIMSLKKIPRSYEIKTKDNKKIFLQYMPDEGTAPYRQDIATTFSGETILQFISQKPSGSRADVLASGAWDKNYWIVEFERPLATSDKEDVQFNIKDSLNFLVAVYNHSELHNHNYSQKIVLKYK
- a CDS encoding AAA family ATPase yields the protein MNSRIIAIVNQKGGVGKTTSAVNLSSGLAMLGKKTLLIDMDHQSNTSASLGVRPLAPENTICQLFTTPPENFNISSIILETMVDNLFLIPSHRNLSSVELELPYKTNIDNKTILKERLSNIYNSYEFVIIDCPPSLNLLAINCLTCAKEILIPIKSEDKFSLDGIVQLHSVIASIKQNLNPDIEIIGYLPTFYTSATNLAREILDQLKKQFDKQVFETVIGKRVHIAEAPIAHQPVQLYAKGSYGAKVYNELAKEVINRGKEKTIG
- the rpsF gene encoding 30S ribosomal protein S6, whose amino-acid sequence is MRNYEVIYIIDPNKTDEESEEIINKFQQIVTSTNGKVESLEKWGRKKLSFVIGKESKGNYVFMKISCEPKTIDELVRNFKINDSIIRHLVTKAE